A segment of the Cenarchaeum symbiosum A genome:
GTGTTTTTTGCCGTGGCGGGGGATAAAGGCAAGCCTCCTGCCGCCTATTCCGCCGAGTGTTATCGTATCAGACGGGGCCCCGTAGGGGGTATCCATGGACAGCTCCTCCGCATTATCAAGCATGCCCGGGTCGTAGACGCCGGTTCCGCCAAATACCCCTATCTCGGCAGCCGTGTCAGTACACCACTAGTGATTTTCTGTTGTATCCTGCTATCTTGTCGGCGCCGCACAGCTTGGCAAGCTCGACAATAAATGCCAGGCCTGCCACCTTGCCTCCCACCTGCTCTACCAGGCTTGCGGCGGCTGCCGCTGTGCCCCCTGTCGCAAGCAGGTCGTCGCATATGATCACCCTCTCCCCGCTCTTGACCGAGCCGTGCTGGGCCTCGAGGATATCCTCCCCGTACTCTGTCTTGTATGCAAGCTTTACGGTCTTGCCGGGCAGCTTGCCCGGCTTGCGGATCATCACCATTCCCTTGCCGGATCTTGCCGACATGATTGTGGCCAGTATAAAGCCCCTGGATTCTATGCCTGCTATCACGTCAAAGTCGGCCGGGGGGTAGCGGCGGAGCAGCTCGTCTGCGGCCCATGCGAGTGCCGCCGGGTCCCGGAGGATGGGGCCTATGTCCTTGAATAATACGCCTTTTTTGGGAAAATCGGGATAGCTTGCCAGCATTGCTTCCAGATCCATGCGTGCACGCCGTTCCGGCGCATAATAACTATTATGCGCGCATTTCTAGCATGATTAATTATCAATCCTCCTGTTACATGGGTTGTTTACACCTGCATGGGGATCAACTGTTTACCCGTCATAAGTAAACGTGGTATTTGCGTTGTTTTTGCCGTCGCTGGCCGCCAGCGTGTAGGTGCCCGGCCCCGGCACCGGCCAAAGTGCCTCGTGAGGGTCAGCCCTGCCCTGCGGTTTGATCGTCGCTATCTCCTCTCCAGCTGAATAAACCAGTATGGTTATGCTGGACTGGGCCCCGTAGATCCGCGCATATGCATGGTCCCTGCCCGCTATGTCTTTGATCTCCTCGACTGCTATGACCATGCCGTCTTCTATGTCTGCCTTGACCTCGAACGGGGCCTCGCCAAAGTTGGGCCCGCTCTTTGCGATCACCTTCCACTCGCCTAATGCGGCATCTGCGGGGACGCGGAACTCGTCCTCGTTGATCTTGCCGTTCTTGTCGGTAAACGCCTCCCTTGTCTTTACTATTGTTCCCGACGGGTCTATGAGGTCGAGTATGATCAGTATGTTGGCGCCAGACTCCCCGAGGACCAGTATAGGGTCACCCGGGGCGTACTCGGACTTGACGGTCTGCACTTTGATGGGCCCCGAGCCCGTCTGCAGGCCCACCGAGAAGGATCCCTTTGCCTGTGAATCACCCCTCTGGAGCACCACCGAGAAGACGCCCGACTTGTAGCCGTCAAGGTCGAGCGGGTGCTCCACCTTGCCGTTGGATCCCAGAAATATCCTCGGGTTGGTATGGTACTCTTGGTCCGACGGGTCCAGTATGACGAGCGATACCGTCGATGACTGGGCCCCCGTGATCGCCAGGCGGGCCACATCACCTGCAACATAGTTGAGCTTGTCCATTGTGAATAGTATCTGCTCCATCGGCAGCTGCCCAAGGCCCACGGGCACTATCGCCCGGTGGTCTCCCTGGGCGGCATACATCACGTACGTGCCCTCGGGGTAGGCGCTAGACGTGGAAAAGTTTACCTGGACAAAGCCCGATGAGTCCACTGAGACGGTCTTTGCGGATATCTCGGCGCCCTGGGGGTTCTCTAGGACCGCCTCGAGGTCTGACCCCGCGATTGCCGTTCCATTGAATACCAGCTCCTCGCCGGGCTCGAACCTCTGCTTTATAGGCTCGATCCTGATATGCTCGTCGGATTCGACGGTCCACGTCTTTTCCACCGTGTTTTTCCCGTCGGTTATCTCCGCGTGATACCTGCCAAATACTGCGTCAATAGGGACCACAGCTTCATGGCTCCACGTGCCGTCAAGGTTGATCCTAGCACTGGCCGTGTTTAGCGTCTCGCCCTCGGGGAATTCATCAGTGGGCGGCGCCTTTACCGTGGCGGTCAGCGACCCGCCGGGGGCGCCCGTCCCGCCGACGGTTACAACATCCCCCGGGTTGACCACGGCGGGTATGTTGCCTACCGTAAATACAATCTCTTCCTCCCCGGGCTGCGCGACCGGCGCGTCGGCGAGCCGCAGGCTGAAGGTCTTTTCTCCCCCTGTTCCGTCCCTTACGGCAAAGTCGACCCTGTCGGCTGCAGTACCCGCGGGTATCTTTGATGTTATGACGAACGTGCCGGATTCGTCGGTGCTAAACGTATCGAGCCGGCTCTCCCCCATGAACAGCCCGAGCTCCTGGCCAGAGCCAAAGCCTGCGCCGGTAACCCTTACAGTAGATCCCACGCTGGGCTTTTCCGGTATGAACCGGAATGCAGAGCCCGGCAGGACGCCGGGGTCGGGCTCGTCGACAGGCTCGGGCTCTTCTACCGGCTCGGAGACTACAGGCGCTGGCACGGGCTCTGGCGGCGGCTCGGATACCAGTATCTTTCCAAGGCCGAGCTCGGCCTCATCTGCGCCGAGCGCCTTCCAGTTTATGCCGGGCTCCTCTATGTTGGTCACCAGGCCGAACTTTGCTATCTCGCCTGATTCGAGCGGCAGGTCTGCCCGGAACACAAGAAGTCCCTGCGGCGAGCTTGTGCCCGTCCAGCCGTCGGGCGCCTTGAACGAGTTAAACTGAACACCTGGAGGCAGCCACAGCCGGAATGCCTCCACAGGCGGCGACCCCGTATTCTCAAACTGCATTATGGTCGACCTGCCAAAGCCGTCCGTGCTCACGCCTATCTCCCCGTACGCTCCGTGCAGGCCAGCTGCAAGCAGGATTAGTGCCGCAGCCGCAAGAATCCTAGCCATGCACACACCGCGCGAGACTCTTTATTTTATCCTTGGGAATACATGATGAGCAATGCATTTTAAGCACCTGCAGACGGCGCGCCGGAGAGGGCTTCTGCGTTCCTGTACTGTCGTACACGCTCGGCCACCAGCCTGTACAGTGTCCTGAACCTGTCCTTTGTCTTTTCTGATACAAACTCAGCCTCCCCAAGGCTCACTTTCTCGCAGATGTACCGGGTTATCTCTTCGGGCTCAAACTCGCCCCAGCCCTCCTCGTTATGGCCATCCCATACGGCACCTAAACAGGCAAGCAGGCCCTCGCGGCCGGTAGACGCCACCTCTTCCGTGGATAAGCTGGTGTACCCTTCCTCCCTGAGCTTTATCTCGTATGTCTGGTTTACCGCATGGAGATAGTCTGTCGGGTCGATATAGTCCTCCATGGACCTGACGGGGCCGTCTTCGGACTGCATGAATATGGCCTGCAGTTTTGAAAAGCCGTTGGCTAGCAGCTGGGACGCAGTCTGCCTTGATTCCTCGCCGTTATCGAGCAGGACAAACGTGTCATAGCCGTGGCTGTTGTAGAATATGGCAAGCGGGAGGACCGAGTTTCTGCTGTACGCGGGGACCACATTTAGCGGGTTCATCGATATGTTGGGGTCCTGGAGCAGCCTGTCAAAGGCGTTGAGGTACATTGAATCCGACATCGTCTCTACTATTATCACCGGCCTTGAGTTTGTCCCGATTTCCCTGTCGGTTATCGACTGGACCAGGCCCCGGGAGAGCCCGTACAATATGGGGGTGAGCGTCTTGTCGTCTGCGCTCCAATAGTCGTAGAATATCCTGCTCAGGTGCCTCCTCTTGTCGAGCTCCACTACGAGGAGGTTCCCCGGAGTATAGTCGAATATCATAAACGGCGAGTGTGTGGCGTATAATACCTGGTTTGATCCCGCAAGGTTTCTCAGCAGGTCCGATATGCCCATCTGCTGGGTCGGGTGCAGGTTGCGCGCGGGCTCGTCAAGTAATAGTATGGCCTCTTTGAGCTCGGCCCGCTGGGTCTCTGCTGCAAAGTTGACTATAAACGAGAACGTCCACTTGAAGCCCTCTGCCCTCCTGTTGAGAAGGCCCGTATTGGTGACCGTCCCGTCCCTGTGAACATCCGATATGACCACGCTCATTATGTTGCCCGGCTGGTATCTCAGGTCGACATGTATCGGGTCGCCCTTCCACGCGGGGTTGAGCCGGGCTGTAAGCCTGTTGCTTGCTGTATTTAGAAACTTTATGAGCTTTGAGGGGCTGTCGTGGAGAGCCTCCATCTCCTCTACGTCCAGTTCCGCAAGATAGAACAGGTTCCTGACGGTCTCGGCCCGGTCGAACTCTTCAATGTACTCTATGCCTTCGGCCCTCTCCCCCTTGGATTCCCTTGCGTACTCGTTGAGGTTGATGTTGCCGTATATTTTCTTATAGTCGGAAAAGTAGACGAACCTCGGGTGCAGGTTCTCTGCGATATAGTTCTCTAATGCGGCCCTGTCGGTGGTCCCGGACAGGAGGTTCTCGTACCTGCTCTCCTTGTCCCGGTAGATCTCCTCCCATTCGGAGAGGACGCGGGGCTCGTCTGACGCGTTTACCTGGAACTGGTTGTTGAGATCCGCCATGCCGCTGTCATAGTCGTCCTGGTTTCCTGGCATCCCGCCCTGGAAGAAGCTGGGGTCCATCTTTATCCGTATGTGGTTTGGGATCATGTCGAGAAACGAGGTTATCCTTGTCCGGAGGTTCTCCCACGAGTTGAGCCCCCTGTTCTGCTCCTCGCTTATCGACAAGCCCGCAAAGTCGTACTGTGTTCTTTGCGCGGTGTTGGTCCGGAATATGCGGAGCGACTTTATCTCCGGGACATACGGGAACCTCTCCTTTATGAGGGCGGTCTCGTGCTCGCTGAGCTCAAACGCGCCCTCTGCCAGGCGGACCTCGGATTTTAGCTCGTCGGACATCTCGTCGCACAGGTCGAGCTCGGATACCTCGGTCTCCCTGTTCAAGAGTGTCAGCGCCTGGAGTATGGTGGTCTTGCCGCTCTCGTTGCGCCCCACAAAGGCCGCCAGGTCGCCGACAGATATCTCGCCGGAATCGTGTATGCACCTGTACGCCCTTACCCTGAACTTTCTGAGCCGCACAGTAGGGGCCCGCGGGCGCAGGGATTTAACTCATGCTACACACTCTGGTTTGCGCTAGCGCCCCATCTCTCGCTTCGTCTGCCATAATGGCGCAAAATCCGCAAAGTCGGCAAAGTTTGCCTGTGGCCTTACCCCGGAGTCCAAATACCGCACATCCCCGGCCTCCGCGGGCGTCAGGCTGGCCCTGCTTGCCGGTGCCCTGCAGGCATCCCGCCTCTTGAACCCTGTCTTGGAGGCCGGCTTGGGCATCTTTTTGCTGCCGCCCTTGTAGACCGCGGCACAAGCCTTTTGTGCATTTTCAGTCTAACATCGGAGGGCCGGCCCCATTCCCTGCATGCCCCGAATTGTCCACATATTCCATTGGTGTACGCCATGGCCGCATTTGCACACCTGCGGCATTTTATTTCCAGGAATGCGGATGTTTCATATCACTGGCGGGATCTGGCGCACACCTGAGAGTGAATTTAAACAATACGCGCTTGTTCAACAGAACATGGGGTTGGAGGGTTACACCTGCGACTATGGCAAGAGCCCGCCATCAGACTATCACTGGCTATTGTGCACAGTCAGCGGCCCCCCCGGCGTGGGCAAGATGGCATGCCGTGATTGTTTGATAAAGTACCGTCCAATATACGTCCCCGATTGCATGCTGGAATCCTAGACGACGCACATCAAAATGGAATAATGCCGGCATCAATACCCGTATCACTGGCCGGCCCGGTGCTCATATCGCGGCACGAGCCGGCGTCTTGGCCACATCGCCTGAGAACGCCAGAGCCCTTGAAAGTGGCAGAGAAACCGGGATGTATAATATTCGCCATGGGGTATGCGGCACTATTATCACTGGTAGAGCACAACGCGTTTAACGGGATGGCGATAATGAAACCCCGCGAGTTCTTCTAGCGGGGAAGATCACCCGGAGATGCGATCCCTGCATGATGGGATGGTCTATAGACCCGCGGTTCGTTCGAGATGGCGGACCGTATCAGCGGAGCCCGCATAACATTCTACAAGTACATCATACTATTCATTTGCACGGGAAGGGGACACGTCTTGCTGTTGGCTCTTTATGCGGTGCCGACTGTGCCGGGCCCGGCCACCGCGGGGCCCCTTCCATACCTCCGCCCGGCGCGTATCTTGTACGCCGCTTTAACCGGCGGATTCAGAAATGGCCTGCCAAGGGCAGATCCCCAAAGACATGCCCGCCGTCTGGCCCGAAAGACTCAGACCGGGTCGGACAGGCAACCGGTGCAGGCGACGTACT
Coding sequences within it:
- a CDS encoding ATP-dependent endonuclease (COG3593), with the protein product MRLRKFRVRAYRCIHDSGEISVGDLAAFVGRNESGKTTILQALTLLNRETEVSELDLCDEMSDELKSEVRLAEGAFELSEHETALIKERFPYVPEIKSLRIFRTNTAQRTQYDFAGLSISEEQNRGLNSWENLRTRITSFLDMIPNHIRIKMDPSFFQGGMPGNQDDYDSGMADLNNQFQVNASDEPRVLSEWEEIYRDKESRYENLLSGTTDRAALENYIAENLHPRFVYFSDYKKIYGNINLNEYARESKGERAEGIEYIEEFDRAETVRNLFYLAELDVEEMEALHDSPSKLIKFLNTASNRLTARLNPAWKGDPIHVDLRYQPGNIMSVVISDVHRDGTVTNTGLLNRRAEGFKWTFSFIVNFAAETQRAELKEAILLLDEPARNLHPTQQMGISDLLRNLAGSNQVLYATHSPFMIFDYTPGNLLVVELDKRRHLSRIFYDYWSADDKTLTPILYGLSRGLVQSITDREIGTNSRPVIIVETMSDSMYLNAFDRLLQDPNISMNPLNVVPAYSRNSVLPLAIFYNSHGYDTFVLLDNGEESRQTASQLLANGFSKLQAIFMQSEDGPVRSMEDYIDPTDYLHAVNQTYEIKLREEGYTSLSTEEVASTGREGLLACLGAVWDGHNEEGWGEFEPEEITRYICEKVSLGEAEFVSEKTKDRFRTLYRLVAERVRQYRNAEALSGAPSAGA
- a CDS encoding adenine/guanine phosphoribosyltransferase (COG0503): MDLEAMLASYPDFPKKGVLFKDIGPILRDPAALAWAADELLRRYPPADFDVIAGIESRGFILATIMSARSGKGMVMIRKPGKLPGKTVKLAYKTEYGEDILEAQHGSVKSGERVIICDDLLATGGTAAAAASLVEQVGGKVAGLAFIVELAKLCGADKIAGYNRKSLVVY